One Nitrospira sp. DNA window includes the following coding sequences:
- a CDS encoding cytochrome c — MYARMMGVGVVAIILTGSWALAQTLPGNLKQGESLYQQHCVRCHGASGDGLGRDVKDLIVPPADLHSLKSRSKTDAEMLLAIKQGVLFSPMHGWSDRLSEQQMRDVLSYIRTLAPFNAVS, encoded by the coding sequence ATGTACGCACGCATGATGGGGGTGGGGGTAGTGGCGATCATTCTGACCGGATCGTGGGCGTTGGCTCAGACCCTGCCGGGCAATCTGAAGCAGGGAGAGAGCCTCTATCAACAGCATTGTGTCCGGTGCCATGGAGCGTCCGGAGACGGGTTAGGGCGCGACGTGAAGGATCTGATTGTTCCTCCCGCCGATTTGCACTCGCTGAAATCCCGTTCGAAAACCGATGCGGAGATGCTTTTGGCGATCAAGCAAGGGGTGCTGTTCAGTCCGATGCATGGGTGGTCGGATCGACTCTCTGAGCAGCAGATGCGAGATGTCTTGAGTTATATCCGTACCTTGGCGCCCTTTAACGCGGTGAGCTAG
- a CDS encoding DUF3365 domain-containing protein, which yields MMTRRRFRLVRVLAGTIAVFMIATGLVSAEVNERDRAANEISAAFVKELGAVMTREMVKGGPTEAIKVCIELAPAIAGRLSREHGWRVTRVGTRVRNPLLGMPDVWEQRVLAEFAERSAKGEAFAGMAHSEVVTEPGGQYYRFMKPIAVQPQCLLCHGPSDQIPDEIRTMLKKQYPFDAATGYKAGELRGAVSIKQPLSNGNQ from the coding sequence ATGATGACACGGCGCAGATTCCGTCTTGTGCGAGTATTGGCAGGAACCATAGCTGTCTTCATGATCGCGACCGGCCTGGTCTCTGCGGAGGTCAATGAGCGGGATCGGGCGGCGAACGAGATTTCCGCGGCTTTTGTGAAAGAGCTGGGGGCGGTCATGACAAGGGAGATGGTCAAGGGTGGTCCGACCGAGGCCATCAAGGTCTGCATTGAGCTGGCCCCCGCGATCGCCGGTCGCTTGTCCAGAGAACACGGCTGGCGGGTTACGCGCGTGGGGACGCGGGTGCGCAATCCCTTGCTTGGCATGCCGGATGTCTGGGAGCAACGGGTCTTGGCTGAATTCGCCGAGCGGTCGGCGAAAGGGGAGGCGTTTGCCGGGATGGCCCATAGCGAAGTCGTGACGGAACCGGGCGGGCAGTACTACCGGTTCATGAAGCCGATTGCGGTTCAGCCGCAATGTCTGCTCTGTCACGGGCCGAGTGACCAGATCCCGGATGAGATCAGAACGATGCTGAAGAAACAGTATCCCTTCGATGCGGCCACCGGGTACAAGGCCGGAGAGTTACGCGGCGCGGTCAGTATTAAACAGCCGCTCAGCAACGGGAACCAGTAG
- a CDS encoding histidinol-phosphate transaminase, translating into MTSLLEKGGGTFAGIKMLLCENPLPPLDEAIAAAQEELARSNYYTEAYSAPLRRLLSEQLGVPERLIHINAGSELILRQLFSRLGKRVHLLTPTYVLFPEIAESYTETYLLPQDNFTFDLARLTIPPDTTLVAIVNPNNPNGGTFDMAPLPDLLARYPHTHFLVDEAFVGMAGQSVASWVPRYQNLLVTRTLSKAHSLAGFRVGYAILPEPLADDLNQNNDAYPLARSSEAAAIATLRYEDKIRARAVELRGWARELAVELEKLGVKTFPSETYFFLADVAPHDATVVATRLREQKILIKPLKDSRLGPGYMRVTTALPEDNRRFLDAMREVLARL; encoded by the coding sequence ATGACGTCATTGCTCGAAAAAGGTGGCGGGACCTTTGCCGGGATCAAAATGCTGCTCTGTGAGAATCCGTTGCCGCCGCTGGATGAAGCGATCGCCGCTGCCCAAGAGGAACTGGCCCGGAGCAACTACTACACGGAAGCCTACTCTGCGCCGCTCCGCCGGTTGCTGAGCGAACAGCTTGGTGTGCCTGAGCGGCTGATTCATATCAATGCCGGTTCGGAACTGATCCTTCGCCAACTGTTTTCGAGACTCGGAAAGCGCGTGCACTTGCTGACGCCGACCTATGTGCTGTTCCCCGAGATTGCCGAATCCTACACAGAGACCTATCTTTTGCCACAGGACAATTTCACCTTCGACCTGGCCCGGTTGACCATTCCGCCGGACACGACGCTCGTGGCGATCGTGAATCCCAACAATCCAAACGGCGGCACGTTCGACATGGCGCCGCTGCCCGATCTGCTCGCGCGCTACCCGCACACGCATTTCCTGGTCGACGAAGCCTTCGTCGGCATGGCCGGCCAATCGGTCGCCTCCTGGGTGCCGCGTTATCAAAACCTCCTGGTGACCCGCACGCTGTCGAAGGCCCACAGTCTGGCCGGGTTCCGCGTGGGCTACGCGATCCTTCCGGAACCGCTGGCCGACGATCTCAATCAGAACAACGACGCCTATCCCTTGGCCCGTTCCAGCGAGGCGGCGGCAATTGCCACGTTGCGCTACGAAGACAAGATTCGAGCGCGAGCTGTGGAGTTGAGGGGATGGGCAAGGGAGCTGGCGGTTGAGTTGGAGAAGCTTGGCGTGAAGACGTTCCCTTCAGAAACCTATTTCTTTCTGGCCGATGTGGCCCCGCACGATGCGACGGTCGTTGCGACGCGACTCCGCGAACAGAAGATTCTGATCAAACCGCTGAAAGATTCCCGGCTGGGTCCCGGCTATATGCGTGTGACGACGGCATTGCCGGAAGACAACCGGCGGTTTCTTGACGCGATGAGAGAGGTTCTGGCCCGGTTGTGA
- a CDS encoding YtxH domain-containing protein — protein MDNHDARCSSQAVALAFLGGAIAGAVAGILLAPKSGEETRRELRGYARKAEEEVIEKAKEARAALDEMIERGKHFVAEKREDVEAAVTAGKEAMKEKMDKCCS, from the coding sequence ATGGATAACCACGACGCACGATGTTCATCGCAAGCAGTTGCTCTTGCCTTTCTTGGCGGCGCCATCGCGGGAGCGGTCGCCGGTATTTTACTCGCGCCCAAATCGGGAGAAGAGACAAGGCGTGAGTTAAGAGGGTACGCGAGGAAGGCGGAGGAAGAGGTGATCGAGAAGGCCAAAGAGGCTCGCGCCGCCCTCGATGAAATGATTGAACGAGGGAAGCATTTCGTGGCCGAAAAGCGCGAGGATGTCGAAGCTGCGGTCACGGCAGGCAAAGAAGCCATGAAAGAGAAGATGGATAAATGCTGTAGCTGA
- a CDS encoding c-type cytochrome — MRISYVGLILLGHVLGDESSVQAAGQQVKPSATAQGDDERGRAVFNGKGVCYYCHGVDGHIDKRPELAADTAALIARLNPPPADLRNPKALHLKRDKQRARAVREGHPGTGMFPDTTMTNQELADTLAYLARLRNEGPAGPK, encoded by the coding sequence ATGAGAATCTCCTACGTTGGCCTTATCCTCCTCGGACATGTGTTAGGTGATGAATCTTCCGTTCAGGCAGCGGGGCAGCAGGTCAAACCGTCGGCGACCGCTCAAGGCGATGACGAGCGGGGGCGAGCTGTGTTCAACGGGAAAGGCGTCTGTTACTACTGTCACGGTGTCGATGGGCACATCGACAAGCGACCGGAACTCGCTGCCGACACGGCAGCGTTGATTGCCCGGCTGAACCCTCCGCCTGCCGATCTTCGCAATCCAAAAGCGCTCCATCTGAAGCGCGACAAGCAGCGCGCACGAGCCGTTCGCGAAGGTCATCCCGGCACGGGGATGTTTCCCGATACGACTATGACGAATCAGGAGCTTGCGGATACCCTGGCCTATCTGGCCCGCCTCCGTAACGAAGGCCCTGCGGGGCCCAAGTGA
- a CDS encoding DnaJ C-terminal domain-containing protein, with product MEFKDYYKLLEIDRTATADDIKSSYRKLARKYHPDVSKEPGAEARFKEIGEAYEVLQDPEKRAAYDQLGDRWRGGQEFTPPPEWGAGFEFTPGGDSAAEGTDYSDFFSTLFGNFSRHGASTRAHGEDHHAKIFIDLEAAFHGGTHTMTLRSPQVDAQGRVVLRERSLNVQIPKGIRESQHIRLAGQGAPGIQGATPGDLYLEIHFHPHPLYQVQGRDLSLSLPIAPWEAALGATVKAPTPTGVVEVKIPPGSQSGRKLRLKGRGIPGEPAGDLYLALNVVLPKADTESAQKIYQTMARELAFDPRQALGV from the coding sequence ATGGAATTTAAGGATTACTACAAGCTCCTCGAGATTGACCGCACGGCGACCGCCGACGACATCAAAAGTTCCTACCGCAAACTGGCGCGAAAATATCATCCGGACGTGAGCAAAGAGCCTGGAGCGGAAGCGCGCTTCAAGGAAATCGGCGAAGCCTACGAAGTCCTCCAGGACCCGGAGAAGCGCGCCGCCTACGACCAACTCGGCGATCGCTGGCGAGGGGGGCAGGAATTTACCCCTCCGCCAGAATGGGGTGCGGGGTTCGAGTTCACCCCAGGCGGCGATTCCGCAGCGGAAGGTACCGACTATAGCGACTTCTTCTCCACTCTATTCGGCAACTTCTCTCGTCACGGCGCATCCACTCGTGCTCATGGCGAGGACCACCATGCCAAGATCTTCATTGATCTTGAGGCCGCGTTTCACGGCGGAACCCACACGATGACCCTGCGTTCGCCGCAGGTGGATGCACAAGGCCGGGTGGTGTTGCGGGAGCGGTCGCTGAATGTCCAGATCCCCAAGGGCATCCGTGAAAGCCAGCATATCCGACTTGCCGGTCAAGGTGCGCCGGGAATCCAGGGGGCTACCCCCGGTGATCTGTATCTCGAGATCCATTTTCATCCCCACCCCCTCTATCAGGTGCAGGGCCGGGACCTCTCGCTGTCATTGCCCATTGCACCCTGGGAAGCGGCCCTTGGGGCGACTGTCAAAGCGCCGACCCCGACCGGCGTGGTGGAAGTCAAAATCCCTCCGGGCTCACAGAGCGGACGGAAGCTACGACTCAAAGGACGTGGCATCCCCGGCGAACCGGCCGGCGATCTCTATCTCGCCCTGAACGTGGTTCTGCCGAAAGCGGACACGGAGTCGGCCCAAAAGATCTATCAGACCATGGCTCGGGAACTGGCGTTCGATCCGCGCCAAGCACTGGGGGTCTAA
- a CDS encoding cupin domain-containing protein encodes MSEIIHYPGAMVWQELREFPGKGEVTVLREEGKGGAKTMIVRLPAGGQIVPHSHVGAVQHYVLEGECETQGKTLGRGAYRFLPKHADVSTIFTKGGVTILMVYDAAVE; translated from the coding sequence ATGAGCGAAATCATCCACTATCCTGGGGCGATGGTTTGGCAGGAGTTGCGCGAGTTTCCCGGCAAGGGGGAAGTCACCGTGCTACGCGAAGAAGGCAAGGGCGGGGCCAAGACCATGATCGTTCGGCTCCCGGCCGGGGGCCAGATTGTTCCCCATAGCCATGTGGGAGCCGTTCAACATTATGTGCTGGAGGGGGAATGCGAGACGCAGGGGAAGACGCTGGGACGAGGAGCCTATCGGTTCCTGCCGAAGCACGCGGATGTTTCGACCATTTTTACGAAGGGCGGTGTCACCATTCTGATGGTTTACGATGCGGCAGTCGAATAG
- the trxC gene encoding thioredoxin TrxC, with amino-acid sequence MSENVQVVCPHCRSLNRVPEGRLTDRPTCGQCHAPLFTGHPLVLTQADFDRHVSRSGIPLVVDFWAPWCGPCKMMAPAYEKAATRLEPHVRLAKVNTEEEQALAARFGIASIPTLMIFRGGREVARQPGAMGAQDIERWIRGHLAHVR; translated from the coding sequence ATGAGTGAGAACGTTCAAGTCGTCTGCCCTCATTGCCGGAGCCTCAACCGCGTCCCGGAAGGTCGCTTGACCGATCGTCCCACTTGCGGTCAGTGCCACGCACCGCTTTTTACGGGACATCCCCTCGTGTTGACGCAGGCGGACTTCGATCGGCATGTTTCGCGCTCCGGGATCCCGCTCGTGGTGGATTTCTGGGCACCCTGGTGCGGACCCTGCAAGATGATGGCCCCTGCCTACGAGAAGGCTGCGACGAGGTTGGAGCCGCACGTTCGCCTGGCCAAGGTGAACACGGAGGAAGAGCAAGCGCTGGCGGCAAGGTTCGGGATTGCCAGTATCCCGACTCTGATGATCTTCCGCGGGGGACGTGAGGTGGCGCGGCAGCCCGGTGCCATGGGAGCACAGGATATCGAGCGCTGGATCCGTGGGCATCTCGCGCACGTTCGATGA
- a CDS encoding c-type cytochrome, with translation MSTMNRKFRLGIRLTARAVMGGAALALSANDEQQTRALLQKSCAGCHRLEGAADSRFKLSAPDLIGGGSKFKREWLTGWLAGKEDPVYAKSYRWDQSQQPDRHPVVSENEAGQIADYFEKQLKDPRVKEGAIDLSTFSAIEAKFGEQLFKDHSCIGCHQIMVDGKPTGGPQSASFVTSGRRLKADWIYRFNSNPPDFVPHSGEFVADVSALGLRYITGFIATRGWNEFKFYEPWTADPFRKADATRGGQVYKEYCAQCHGATGQGDGAAASGLDPKPAVHAKIAFDKLPDEYLYNVINYGGKGVGKSSLMPYWSLTLEQPGVADVMAYLRQTFKGAVVAEATAGAAGGPLGVCPQPRATKRAPADFLKRTNPLPATPAHVQAGKTWFVETAKPLACMNCHGQQGDGAGPIGAALVPPPRNFTCGATMKDITDGQLFWVIKNGSSGTGMMAFPGLSDDEVWQIIHYLRTLAR, from the coding sequence ATGAGCACCATGAACCGGAAGTTTCGTCTGGGGATTCGCCTGACCGCGCGCGCTGTCATGGGAGGTGCGGCGCTGGCGTTGTCGGCGAACGACGAGCAGCAGACGCGCGCCCTCCTGCAGAAATCCTGCGCAGGCTGCCATCGCCTTGAGGGGGCGGCCGATTCACGGTTCAAGCTCAGCGCCCCTGATCTCATCGGAGGAGGCAGCAAGTTCAAGCGGGAGTGGCTCACCGGCTGGTTGGCGGGCAAAGAAGATCCGGTCTACGCCAAGAGCTATCGCTGGGATCAGTCGCAGCAGCCCGACCGGCATCCGGTGGTCTCTGAAAACGAGGCGGGGCAGATCGCCGACTACTTCGAGAAACAGCTCAAAGATCCCCGGGTGAAAGAGGGGGCGATCGATCTTTCGACGTTCAGCGCCATCGAAGCGAAGTTCGGAGAACAGCTCTTCAAGGACCATTCCTGCATCGGGTGCCATCAGATCATGGTGGACGGGAAACCGACGGGTGGCCCGCAGAGCGCCTCCTTCGTGACCAGCGGCCGCCGGCTGAAGGCGGACTGGATCTATCGGTTCAATTCCAACCCCCCTGATTTCGTGCCGCATAGCGGAGAGTTTGTCGCCGATGTCAGCGCATTGGGGCTACGCTACATCACCGGGTTCATCGCGACTCGAGGGTGGAACGAGTTCAAGTTCTACGAACCCTGGACGGCCGACCCGTTCCGGAAAGCGGATGCGACACGTGGGGGCCAGGTGTACAAGGAATATTGCGCCCAGTGCCACGGCGCGACCGGTCAGGGTGATGGAGCCGCCGCATCAGGATTGGATCCGAAGCCGGCCGTGCATGCCAAGATCGCGTTCGACAAGCTGCCCGATGAGTATCTCTACAACGTCATCAACTACGGAGGCAAAGGGGTGGGGAAGTCTTCCCTGATGCCGTACTGGTCTTTGACTCTGGAGCAGCCTGGCGTGGCGGATGTGATGGCCTATCTGCGGCAGACGTTCAAGGGAGCGGTTGTTGCCGAGGCGACGGCCGGGGCGGCCGGTGGTCCATTAGGGGTGTGTCCGCAACCGCGAGCCACGAAGAGAGCTCCGGCGGATTTTCTCAAACGGACGAATCCGCTTCCGGCGACGCCGGCACATGTCCAGGCAGGCAAGACATGGTTTGTTGAAACCGCTAAGCCCCTCGCCTGTATGAATTGCCACGGGCAGCAAGGGGACGGCGCCGGCCCGATCGGTGCGGCGCTGGTGCCGCCTCCGCGGAACTTCACCTGTGGCGCGACGATGAAAGACATTACCGATGGCCAGCTGTTCTGGGTGATTAAGAACGGCTCGTCGGGAACCGGGATGATGGCATTCCCGGGACTGTCCGACGACGAAGTTTGGCAGATCATCCACTATCTGCGCACCTTGGCGCGATGA
- a CDS encoding cytochrome c peroxidase, translating into MRCRRRQVLWFAMIAGAVSLFVLAAELSAQNAFGGGNSSPGTVSLDGVTVPDIGPLPTVVPIPATNLNYKAKVDLGKQLYFDGRLSKNNAISCAFCHNPFTGFADPRQTSIGVGGGVGGRQAPSVYNTGFIPLQFWDGRAGSLEEQAIGPVVNPVEMAETHENVVKKLGKIKGYQQQFRTVFGTDVNLQGLAEAIAAYERTVVSTNSAFDKYVLGDAKAMDESAIRGMSLFKGKARCVLCHNGPNFTDNQFHNLGVPQEGPMKEDLGRFYVTRQEQDKGAFKTQTLRSITETAPYMHDGVFKTLEEVVDFLDQGGGQNPNLSPMVKPLGLTQQEKADLIAFLKALAGEPVKFEMPKLPK; encoded by the coding sequence ATGAGGTGTAGAAGAAGGCAGGTGTTGTGGTTTGCGATGATCGCCGGTGCGGTGAGTCTGTTTGTGCTCGCCGCCGAGCTGTCGGCACAGAATGCGTTCGGCGGTGGCAATTCGTCACCGGGAACGGTGTCGCTCGACGGCGTGACGGTTCCTGATATCGGGCCACTGCCGACAGTCGTGCCGATCCCTGCTACAAACCTCAATTACAAGGCCAAGGTGGATCTGGGAAAACAGCTCTACTTCGACGGGCGGCTTTCCAAGAACAACGCCATTTCCTGCGCGTTTTGCCACAACCCCTTCACCGGCTTTGCCGACCCGCGCCAAACCTCAATCGGCGTGGGCGGAGGGGTCGGAGGGCGGCAGGCTCCGTCGGTGTATAACACCGGATTCATTCCGCTCCAATTCTGGGACGGCCGCGCCGGTTCGCTGGAGGAACAGGCCATCGGTCCGGTCGTCAATCCTGTCGAAATGGCCGAGACGCACGAGAATGTCGTCAAGAAGCTCGGCAAGATCAAAGGCTACCAGCAGCAGTTCCGGACGGTCTTTGGGACGGACGTGAATCTTCAGGGACTCGCCGAAGCCATTGCGGCTTATGAGCGGACGGTCGTTTCGACGAACTCCGCATTCGACAAGTATGTGCTGGGCGATGCCAAGGCGATGGACGAATCGGCGATCCGTGGGATGTCTCTGTTCAAAGGCAAGGCGCGCTGCGTCCTCTGTCACAACGGGCCAAACTTTACCGACAATCAGTTCCATAACCTGGGCGTCCCTCAGGAAGGCCCCATGAAAGAGGATCTGGGCCGTTTCTACGTGACACGGCAGGAGCAGGATAAGGGCGCCTTTAAGACGCAGACGCTCAGGAGCATCACCGAGACCGCGCCCTACATGCATGACGGCGTCTTCAAAACGCTGGAAGAGGTCGTAGATTTTCTTGATCAAGGCGGCGGACAGAATCCCAACCTGAGTCCGATGGTGAAACCGCTGGGGCTGACGCAGCAGGAGAAAGCCGATCTGATCGCGTTTCTGAAAGCGCTGGCAGGCGAACCGGTCAAGTTCGAAATGCCGAAGTTGCCGAAGTGA
- a CDS encoding cytochrome P460 family protein, translated as MIRRMASTVAMGVAVFAIAACVAMQAGSAPKDGEVALPADYKSWPVCLKEVQKPDAVRDLYVNPVGSRTAQGQMVPNGTQFVMEIYSGKKAADGIFEKDAAGKLVKDKLAKVFVMGKGEGWGQDVPDNVKTGAWVYAAYGPDAASEGEFCRVPGLPCAAGAEGLRPPVRRVFRETERPLRR; from the coding sequence ATGATCAGGCGAATGGCATCTACCGTGGCGATGGGGGTGGCAGTGTTCGCGATCGCAGCTTGTGTGGCGATGCAGGCGGGTTCTGCGCCGAAAGACGGAGAGGTGGCCTTGCCGGCCGATTACAAGTCCTGGCCGGTGTGTTTGAAGGAGGTGCAGAAACCGGATGCCGTCAGAGATTTGTATGTCAACCCTGTCGGGTCCCGCACGGCCCAGGGCCAGATGGTCCCGAACGGGACCCAGTTCGTGATGGAAATCTACAGCGGCAAGAAAGCGGCCGATGGCATCTTTGAAAAAGACGCGGCGGGGAAGCTGGTGAAAGACAAGCTCGCCAAGGTCTTTGTCATGGGCAAGGGGGAAGGCTGGGGGCAGGACGTCCCGGACAACGTCAAGACCGGCGCCTGGGTCTATGCCGCCTACGGGCCGGATGCAGCCTCTGAAGGCGAATTTTGCCGAGTGCCGGGCCTGCCATGTGCCGCTGGCGCAGAAGGACTTCGTCCACCGGTACGACGAGTATTTCGAGAAACGGAGCGGCCATTAAGGCGCTGA
- a CDS encoding DUF2934 domain-containing protein, giving the protein MDTQPVHERPVKTRRVAAAKTQSPDAVPVASKSSVSVCDDLQVLIAKRAYELHLERGCRDGNAFDDWLEAEREILSQVPPV; this is encoded by the coding sequence ATGGACACACAGCCAGTACATGAGAGACCAGTGAAGACACGCCGGGTGGCGGCTGCAAAGACTCAGAGTCCGGACGCTGTTCCGGTAGCGAGCAAATCATCTGTGTCCGTCTGCGACGACCTCCAGGTACTCATCGCCAAGCGCGCGTATGAGCTTCATCTGGAACGAGGTTGTCGAGACGGCAATGCGTTCGATGATTGGTTGGAAGCGGAACGGGAAATCCTGAGTCAGGTTCCGCCGGTCTAG
- a CDS encoding chaperone modulator CbpM — MDREQEILTGNVIGDEGVLSIEELARACRAEAQWVIELVAVGVLEPQGTEASRWRFRAADLTCARRVARLQRDFDASLDAAAVMLDLLDQIEQLRARLKRAGLDVE; from the coding sequence ATGGACAGGGAGCAGGAGATTCTGACAGGCAACGTGATCGGTGATGAGGGTGTGTTGTCGATCGAGGAGTTGGCGAGAGCCTGTCGCGCGGAGGCGCAGTGGGTTATCGAATTGGTGGCAGTGGGGGTGTTGGAGCCGCAAGGTACGGAAGCCTCGCGCTGGCGGTTTCGCGCGGCAGATCTCACCTGCGCCCGCCGGGTGGCCCGTCTGCAACGTGATTTTGATGCCAGCCTCGATGCGGCCGCAGTAATGCTCGATCTGCTCGATCAGATCGAACAGTTGCGCGCTCGCCTGAAGCGGGCCGGCCTGGATGTGGAATAA
- a CDS encoding TraR/DksA C4-type zinc finger protein, translated as MLLVEDIRKKLITQRRELFREVAKTEEDLRWLQSDIESEVEERGQEETMVRLLDRLDGRAKAEIEAIDRALFKLGSEQYGRCEQCGTAIPQSRLEAVPAAAMCMGCEQAAEAQAALRK; from the coding sequence ATGCTGCTGGTCGAGGATATTCGAAAGAAGCTGATCACCCAACGGCGTGAGTTGTTTCGGGAAGTGGCCAAGACGGAAGAAGATCTGCGCTGGCTCCAAAGCGATATCGAAAGCGAAGTGGAGGAGCGGGGGCAGGAGGAGACGATGGTCCGGCTGCTTGATCGTCTGGACGGACGAGCGAAGGCTGAGATCGAGGCGATCGACCGGGCGCTTTTCAAGCTGGGGTCCGAGCAGTACGGCCGATGTGAGCAATGCGGAACGGCCATCCCCCAGTCCAGGCTGGAGGCGGTCCCCGCGGCGGCTATGTGTATGGGTTGCGAGCAGGCAGCGGAGGCCCAGGCGGCGCTGAGGAAATAA
- a CDS encoding ZIP family metal transporter, producing the protein MVLTWIVGFALLGSIGAIGAAALFLLFSKPVRERLVPFLVSYATGTLLGAALLGLLPEAIEQGGLRPSLGTVLGGLMAFFVLERLLIWRHCHAESSCEVHGAAGYLLLAGDALHNFVDGAVIAVAFMSSIPLGIATGIAVIAHELPQEVGDFAILLDNGFTRIRALKWNLISGSTTIPGALLAYVGVEQAPQFNATILALSAASFLYIGLADLVPGLHRRIGAETGLGQLVLILAGVATILILQMYKA; encoded by the coding sequence ATGGTATTGACCTGGATAGTCGGGTTCGCCCTCCTCGGCAGCATCGGTGCCATCGGCGCGGCTGCTTTGTTTCTGTTGTTTTCCAAGCCGGTTCGCGAACGCCTGGTTCCCTTTCTCGTTAGTTACGCCACCGGCACGTTGTTAGGCGCAGCCCTGTTGGGTCTGCTGCCGGAGGCCATCGAACAGGGTGGCCTCCGGCCAAGCCTCGGCACTGTGCTTGGCGGGCTGATGGCGTTCTTCGTACTCGAGCGGCTTTTGATCTGGCGGCATTGCCATGCTGAGAGCTCCTGCGAGGTGCATGGTGCTGCGGGCTATCTCCTTCTCGCGGGAGATGCACTGCATAACTTCGTGGACGGTGCTGTTATCGCCGTGGCATTCATGTCCTCGATTCCGCTCGGCATCGCGACAGGCATTGCGGTCATCGCGCATGAGCTGCCGCAAGAAGTCGGAGATTTTGCCATTCTTCTCGATAACGGGTTTACGAGGATACGTGCGCTGAAATGGAACCTCATTTCCGGCAGCACGACAATCCCCGGCGCGCTCCTTGCGTATGTAGGGGTGGAGCAAGCGCCGCAGTTCAACGCCACAATTCTGGCCTTGTCGGCGGCAAGTTTTCTGTACATCGGACTCGCAGATCTCGTGCCCGGTCTTCATCGGCGAATCGGGGCTGAGACAGGACTCGGGCAATTGGTTCTGATCCTGGCAGGAGTGGCAACGATTCTGATACTGCAAATGTACAAGGCTTAA
- a CDS encoding hemerythrin domain-containing protein yields MPERTISTMFDEDHDRLDALFKSFQTLKRTDFPKAKSAFLEFKTGLQRHVAWEEEVMFPLWEKKSGMTGGGPTIVMRREHQEIQDCLESIYRKVQAQNLETDHEEEILLDLVDRHYMSEEEVLYPEMDHMISPEEREAAFRAMEKIA; encoded by the coding sequence ATGCCTGAACGCACGATCAGCACCATGTTTGACGAAGACCATGACCGCCTGGATGCGCTGTTCAAGTCCTTCCAGACGCTGAAGCGGACGGATTTCCCCAAGGCCAAGAGCGCGTTCCTTGAGTTCAAAACGGGGCTGCAGCGGCATGTGGCATGGGAGGAAGAAGTGATGTTTCCTCTGTGGGAGAAGAAATCGGGCATGACCGGCGGCGGGCCGACGATCGTCATGCGGCGCGAGCACCAGGAAATCCAAGACTGTTTAGAATCCATTTATCGCAAAGTGCAGGCGCAGAATCTGGAGACCGACCATGAGGAAGAGATCCTGCTGGATTTGGTGGATCGACACTACATGTCGGAAGAAGAGGTGCTCTATCCTGAAATGGATCACATGATCAGCCCTGAGGAGCGTGAGGCCGCGTTTCGCGCCATGGAGAAGATTGCCTGA